Proteins co-encoded in one Campylobacter ornithocola genomic window:
- a CDS encoding RNA-binding S4 domain-containing protein has translation MRIDKFLNVVNITKRRAISEDMCKSGVVSINNQVVKASKEVKIGDEISIKFIEYTNTYKVLDIPTTKSIPKAMQEKYVVKIQ, from the coding sequence ATGAGAATAGATAAATTTTTAAATGTAGTTAATATTACCAAACGTCGTGCAATTTCAGAAGATATGTGTAAAAGTGGAGTGGTAAGTATAAACAATCAGGTAGTAAAAGCTAGTAAAGAAGTGAAAATCGGGGATGAAATAAGTATTAAATTTATAGAATACACCAATACTTACAAAGTCTTAGATATACCAACAACTAAAAGCATTCCAAAAGCTATGCAGGAAAAATATGTGGTAAAAATCCAATGA
- the cysE gene encoding serine O-acetyltransferase yields the protein MSIFKLIKEDFSMPKQKDPAYRSCLELVFNYPGVWAVVNYRFAHFFYQKGFKKISRIISGISQFFTGVDLHPGAHLGRRIFIDHAIGVVIGETSVIGDDVLIYQGVTLGGTSLDKNTKRHPTIEDGVIIGSGAKILGNITIGKNAKIGSNAVVLKDVGPNLTAIGIPAYIKEYGRIDYEEKIAKLETRLAILEEKLNKEDK from the coding sequence ATGAGTATTTTTAAACTAATCAAAGAAGATTTTTCTATGCCAAAACAAAAAGATCCTGCATATAGATCTTGTCTAGAATTAGTTTTTAATTATCCTGGTGTTTGGGCTGTGGTAAATTATCGTTTTGCACATTTTTTTTACCAAAAAGGTTTTAAAAAAATTTCAAGAATTATTAGCGGAATTTCACAATTTTTTACCGGAGTAGATTTACACCCTGGAGCGCATTTGGGTAGAAGGATATTTATAGATCATGCAATCGGAGTTGTGATTGGTGAGACTTCTGTTATAGGTGATGATGTTTTGATTTATCAAGGTGTTACTTTAGGTGGAACGAGTTTGGATAAAAATACCAAAAGACACCCTACCATAGAAGATGGTGTGATAATAGGCTCTGGCGCTAAAATTTTAGGTAATATCACCATAGGAAAAAATGCCAAAATAGGTTCAAATGCTGTAGTTTTAAAAGATGTTGGGCCAAATTTAACAGCTATTGGTATACCTGCTTATATTAAAGAATATGGCAGAATTGATTATGAAGAAAAAATAGCTAAACTAGAAACGAGACTTGCTATTTTAGAAGAAAAACTAAATAAAGAGGATAAATGA
- a CDS encoding UDP-N-acetylglucosamine--N-acetylmuramyl-(pentapeptide) pyrophosphoryl-undecaprenol N-acetylglucosamine transferase — protein sequence MIAITGGGTGGHLAIARCLLQSAKKQGLECIYIGSENGQDRLWFENEDGFYKKYFLSSQGVVNKKGLAKFQSLFHILKLAKKTKQILKEHKIKAVFSVGGYSSAPGSFGALMTNIPLLIHEQNSKIGSLNSLLKPFSKAFFTAFDDQINKTNTFFCPYPISEIFSQKARVRKELKSIIFLGGSQGAKFINDLALENALYFKEKDINIIHQCGKNDYKRCKKAYEDLNIDVELFDFDKNIIDKISKADLAISRSGASSLFELSANFLPCIFVPYPYAAKNHQYFNALYLKERNLCEILNQEEKHKFLNLVENFSLEAKSLALQELKSENGADFMIEKAKQMGFI from the coding sequence ATGATAGCAATTACAGGTGGAGGTACAGGAGGGCATTTAGCTATAGCTAGATGTTTATTACAAAGTGCAAAAAAGCAAGGCTTGGAGTGTATTTATATAGGAAGTGAAAATGGTCAAGATAGGCTTTGGTTTGAAAACGAAGATGGTTTTTATAAAAAATACTTTCTAAGTTCTCAAGGTGTTGTTAATAAAAAAGGCTTAGCTAAATTTCAGTCACTTTTTCACATTTTAAAACTTGCAAAAAAAACAAAACAAATTTTAAAAGAGCATAAAATTAAAGCAGTTTTTAGCGTAGGAGGATATAGTAGTGCTCCAGGTTCTTTTGGTGCTTTGATGACAAATATCCCACTTTTAATTCATGAACAAAATTCTAAAATAGGGAGTTTAAATTCACTTTTAAAGCCTTTTTCTAAAGCTTTTTTTACTGCTTTTGATGATCAAATTAATAAAACAAATACTTTCTTTTGTCCTTACCCTATTAGTGAAATTTTTTCTCAAAAAGCAAGAGTTAGAAAAGAATTAAAAAGTATTATTTTTCTAGGTGGTTCACAAGGAGCTAAATTTATCAACGATCTTGCCTTAGAAAATGCTTTGTATTTTAAAGAAAAAGACATAAATATCATTCATCAATGTGGTAAGAATGATTATAAAAGATGTAAAAAAGCTTATGAGGATTTAAATATCGATGTAGAGCTTTTTGATTTTGATAAAAACATTATAGATAAAATTTCTAAGGCAGATTTAGCTATATCAAGATCAGGTGCAAGTAGTCTTTTTGAACTTAGTGCAAATTTTCTTCCTTGTATTTTCGTTCCCTATCCATATGCAGCTAAAAATCATCAGTATTTTAATGCTTTATATTTAAAAGAGCGTAATTTATGTGAGATTTTAAATCAAGAAGAAAAACATAAATTTTTAAACTTAGTAGAAAATTTCTCACTAGAAGCAAAATCTTTGGCCTTGCAAGAGTTAAAAAGTGAAAATGGTGCAGACTTTATGATAGAAAAAGCAAAACAAATGGGGTTTATTTAA
- the speA gene encoding biosynthetic arginine decarboxylase: MIDYGINIWGANNFIIENGKVCLNHGKKPAIIDIVNTLRDDGYKGPLLLRFPYLIHKQIEQIYDKFAKAKKEFNYKGSFNAVYPLKVNQYPGFVKNLVNLGKEYNYGLEAGSKAELLLAMAYNNESAPITVNGFKDKELINMGFIACEMGHNITLTMEGLNELEAMIEIAKNRFKPKPNIGLRVRLHSAGVGIWAKSGGINSKFGLTSTELIEAVNLLKANKLLDQFTMIHFHLGSQITEIHPLKKALNEAGNIYTELRKMGAKNLKAINLGGGLAVEYSQFKNETSRNYTLSEYANDVVFILKSIAEQKKDLEPDIFIESGRFVAANHAVLVAPVLELFSQEYTESKLLLKDKNPKLIDELYDLYKNIKASNALEYLHDSIDHMESILTLFDLGYVDLQDRSNSEILVHLIMRKAISLVGNQADLSSLQNEVQEKYLVNFSMFQSLPDFWGLEQNFPIMPLDRLNKKPTRSASIWDITCDSDGEISYSKDNPLFLHDIDVEAEDYFLGFFLVGAYQEVLGMKHNLFTHPTEACISINEKGFEVESILEAQSILDTLEDLDYDVHAIMDNINEKIYASKLVNENQKKHILGEIYLFLNDNGYLKSIGSK, translated from the coding sequence ATGATTGATTATGGTATTAATATTTGGGGTGCTAATAATTTTATCATTGAAAATGGCAAGGTGTGTTTAAATCATGGTAAAAAACCTGCTATTATAGATATAGTAAATACTTTGCGTGATGATGGTTATAAGGGACCATTATTGCTTCGCTTTCCCTATTTAATCCATAAACAAATTGAACAAATTTATGATAAATTTGCCAAAGCAAAAAAAGAATTTAACTACAAAGGTTCTTTTAATGCTGTTTATCCTTTGAAAGTAAATCAATATCCTGGTTTTGTAAAAAATTTGGTTAATCTAGGTAAAGAATATAACTATGGTTTAGAGGCAGGAAGTAAGGCTGAGCTTTTGCTAGCTATGGCTTATAATAATGAAAGTGCCCCTATAACAGTTAATGGCTTTAAAGATAAAGAATTAATAAATATGGGTTTTATAGCGTGTGAAATGGGTCACAATATCACTTTGACAATGGAAGGGCTTAATGAGCTTGAAGCAATGATAGAAATTGCTAAAAATCGTTTTAAGCCAAAACCAAACATAGGTTTAAGAGTGCGTTTGCATTCAGCTGGAGTTGGGATTTGGGCAAAAAGTGGTGGTATAAATTCAAAATTTGGTTTAACTTCTACTGAGCTTATTGAAGCGGTTAATCTTTTAAAAGCTAATAAACTTTTAGATCAATTTACTATGATACATTTTCACTTAGGCTCACAAATTACCGAAATTCACCCTTTAAAAAAAGCTTTAAATGAAGCAGGTAATATCTACACTGAGCTTAGAAAAATGGGCGCAAAGAATTTAAAAGCTATTAATCTTGGTGGAGGTTTGGCAGTAGAATACTCTCAGTTTAAAAATGAAACAAGTAGAAATTATACTTTAAGTGAATATGCAAATGATGTAGTGTTTATTTTAAAAAGTATTGCAGAGCAAAAAAAAGATCTAGAGCCAGATATTTTTATAGAAAGCGGGCGTTTTGTAGCAGCTAACCATGCTGTTTTAGTAGCACCTGTTCTAGAGCTTTTTTCGCAAGAATACACAGAAAGCAAACTTTTATTAAAAGATAAAAATCCAAAACTCATAGATGAGTTATATGATTTATATAAAAATATTAAAGCTTCCAATGCACTTGAATATTTACATGATAGTATTGATCATATGGAGAGTATTTTAACCTTATTTGATTTGGGTTATGTGGATTTACAAGATCGTTCTAATAGTGAAATTTTAGTGCATTTAATTATGAGAAAAGCTATTTCTTTAGTGGGTAATCAAGCTGATTTATCAAGCTTGCAAAATGAAGTACAAGAAAAATACTTGGTAAATTTTTCAATGTTTCAGTCTTTACCTGATTTTTGGGGCTTGGAGCAAAATTTTCCTATTATGCCTCTTGATAGGCTTAATAAAAAGCCTACAAGAAGTGCAAGTATATGGGATATAACTTGCGATAGTGATGGAGAAATTTCATATTCTAAAGACAATCCTTTGTTTTTACATGATATTGATGTAGAAGCTGAAGATTATTTTCTAGGATTTTTTCTAGTAGGAGCTTATCAAGAAGTGCTTGGTATGAAACATAATCTTTTTACACATCCAACAGAAGCTTGTATAAGTATCAATGAAAAGGGTTTTGAAGTAGAAAGTATATTAGAAGCTCAGTCTATTTTAGATACTTTAGAAGATCTTGATTATGATGTTCATGCAATTATGGATAATATTAATGAAAAAATTTATGCTTCGAAACTTGTAAATGAAAATCAAAAAAAACATATTTTAGGTGAAATTTATTTGTTTTTAAATGATAATGGATATTTAAAAAGTATAGGTTCTAAATGA
- a CDS encoding RNA polymerase factor sigma-54: MLKQKTSITQKAKLSQTLRSWLPILQANIEDLKENLDEFAKENPFIEIKENSSITNNQNKYYQEYFSKNTTTQMIDAKSLEVKNVYELLSEQIIPPFFPTKKSQTIAEKIIECLNHEGYFEYDEEILGDFDPLEVEKIRQRFKYLDPIGVGAKDNQEAFIFALEHFDLDDELYEFCKMLILNLENAKDFIKDPLYKKAIAIIKKISIPPFLEYFEESMEIIPDIFIYQENGEIKIKINDDYYPEIAFEADGLDHEFLSSYLKDAKNLIDALAMRKATLYKLGLMIIEYQYDFFMGGDIKPMQLKDLAQDLERNASTISRAIANKYLSCDRGLIPLKSFFTTAVDNGETSNATIKDFLGNLIKKENPKKPLSDLKILELTQKEFPSIQLGRRTITKYRMQLGIGSSSERKKLYELM; this comes from the coding sequence ATGCTTAAACAAAAAACCTCTATAACGCAAAAAGCAAAACTATCACAAACCTTAAGATCTTGGCTTCCTATATTGCAAGCTAATATTGAAGATTTAAAAGAAAATTTAGATGAATTTGCCAAAGAAAATCCTTTTATAGAGATCAAAGAAAACTCAAGTATTACAAACAATCAAAATAAATATTATCAAGAATATTTTAGCAAAAATACCACTACACAGATGATTGACGCAAAAAGCTTAGAAGTTAAAAATGTATACGAACTTTTAAGTGAACAAATCATACCACCATTTTTTCCTACTAAAAAATCCCAAACTATTGCTGAAAAAATCATAGAATGTCTAAATCATGAGGGTTATTTTGAATATGATGAGGAAATTTTAGGTGATTTTGATCCTTTGGAAGTAGAAAAAATCAGACAAAGGTTTAAATATCTTGACCCTATTGGAGTGGGAGCAAAAGACAATCAAGAAGCTTTTATTTTTGCATTAGAGCATTTTGACTTAGATGATGAGCTTTATGAATTTTGTAAAATGCTTATTTTAAATTTAGAAAATGCAAAAGATTTTATTAAAGATCCTTTATATAAAAAAGCTATAGCAATAATTAAAAAAATTTCTATTCCACCTTTTTTAGAGTATTTTGAAGAGAGTATGGAAATTATCCCAGATATTTTTATTTATCAAGAAAATGGGGAAATTAAAATCAAAATTAATGATGATTATTACCCAGAAATTGCTTTTGAAGCAGATGGTTTAGATCATGAGTTTTTAAGCTCTTATTTAAAAGATGCCAAAAATTTAATCGATGCTCTAGCTATGCGTAAAGCCACTCTTTATAAGCTAGGATTAATGATTATAGAGTATCAATATGATTTTTTTATGGGTGGAGATATTAAACCTATGCAACTTAAAGACTTAGCGCAAGATCTTGAAAGAAATGCATCTACTATTTCAAGAGCAATTGCAAATAAATACTTAAGCTGTGATAGAGGTTTAATACCTTTAAAATCTTTCTTTACTACTGCTGTTGATAATGGAGAAACCTCTAATGCAACCATTAAAGATTTTCTTGGTAATTTAATCAAAAAAGAAAACCCTAAAAAGCCTTTAAGTGATTTAAAAATTCTTGAGCTAACCCAAAAAGAATTCCCAAGTATACAACTAGGGCGTAGAACTATCACTAAATACCGTATGCAACTTGGCATAGGAAGCTCAAGTGAGCGTAAAAAATTATATGAATTGATGTAG
- a CDS encoding YggS family pyridoxal phosphate-dependent enzyme, with the protein MNLESIFEKTIKQNVRLVAASKYVQDKQIRELFRQGVVEFGENQVQALALKKEKLQDIQEIKWHFIGNLQSNKINLLIKQNPILWQSCNGLKIAKAVDKRLEYKLDTLLEINTANESSKSGIEQNKAIEEYLQIQEECKNLNLVGIMCIGSMDEEKIQESFEQTFKIYENLQKHGAKICSMGMSGDFELAIKCGSNMVRLGSILFK; encoded by the coding sequence ATGAATTTAGAAAGTATTTTTGAAAAAACCATAAAGCAAAATGTACGCTTAGTAGCGGCTAGTAAATATGTCCAAGATAAACAAATTCGAGAGCTTTTTAGACAAGGTGTTGTAGAGTTTGGAGAAAATCAAGTTCAAGCATTAGCTTTAAAAAAAGAAAAGCTTCAAGATATACAAGAAATTAAATGGCATTTTATAGGTAATCTTCAAAGCAATAAAATTAATCTCTTAATCAAACAAAACCCTATACTTTGGCAATCTTGCAATGGCTTAAAAATAGCCAAAGCAGTAGATAAAAGGCTTGAATACAAGCTAGATACTTTATTAGAAATTAACACTGCTAATGAAAGTTCTAAAAGTGGGATAGAGCAAAATAAGGCCATAGAAGAGTATTTACAAATACAAGAAGAGTGCAAAAATTTAAATCTAGTAGGCATTATGTGTATAGGCTCTATGGATGAGGAAAAAATTCAAGAAAGTTTTGAGCAAACTTTTAAAATCTATGAAAATTTACAAAAACACGGGGCAAAAATTTGCTCTATGGGTATGAGTGGAGACTTTGAACTAGCTATAAAATGTGGCTCAAATATGGTACGTTTGGGGAGTATTTTATTTAAATAA
- the lptB gene encoding LPS export ABC transporter ATP-binding protein, with product MSKLEARNLEKIIKKTKIIHDVSLEVQSGEVVGLLGPNGAGKTTSFYMICGLILPTNGQVFLDSQDITKEPLNKRAKLGIGYLPQESSVFKDLSVEENLLLAAQVIYKDKNLLEQKIEQMLELLSIEPIRHRKGMSLSGGERRRCEIARSLMCDPKFLLLDEPFAGVDPIAVSEIQSLINDLKAMNIGVLITDHNVRETLAICDRAYVIRSGRLLASGDASEIAHNEDVKKYYLGSEFRLE from the coding sequence ATGAGTAAGCTAGAAGCTAGAAATTTAGAAAAAATCATTAAAAAAACAAAAATCATTCATGATGTTTCACTAGAAGTACAAAGTGGCGAAGTTGTAGGACTTTTAGGACCCAATGGAGCAGGAAAAACTACAAGTTTTTATATGATATGTGGGCTCATTTTACCAACAAATGGACAAGTGTTTTTAGATTCGCAAGATATTACAAAAGAACCACTTAATAAAAGAGCAAAACTTGGCATTGGATATTTACCTCAAGAAAGTAGTGTGTTTAAAGACTTAAGCGTAGAAGAAAATTTGCTTTTGGCTGCTCAGGTAATATACAAGGATAAAAATCTATTAGAACAAAAAATAGAGCAAATGCTAGAATTACTTAGTATAGAACCTATTAGACATAGAAAAGGCATGAGCTTAAGCGGAGGCGAAAGAAGGCGTTGTGAAATCGCAAGATCGCTTATGTGTGATCCTAAATTTCTACTCCTTGATGAGCCATTTGCTGGGGTTGATCCTATAGCGGTAAGTGAAATTCAAAGCTTAATTAATGATTTAAAAGCTATGAATATAGGTGTTTTAATCACCGATCATAATGTAAGAGAAACTTTAGCAATTTGCGATAGGGCATATGTAATCAGAAGCGGAAGATTGCTAGCTAGTGGCGATGCTAGTGAAATAGCACATAATGAAGATGTTAAAAAATATTATCTTGGAAGTGAGTTTAGACTTGAATAA
- the hisS gene encoding histidine--tRNA ligase, translating into MINALKGMKDLQDDQAALYEKVVKTCEEVAKNYGFTFINCPHLELTKLFKRSVGESSDIVGKEMYEFVDKAGNDVCLRPEGTAGVVRSYIEAKMDKIQSVKRWFYHGSMFRYERPQKGRLREFHQFGVESFGIASVYEDASIILMLNEIFRRLEIHTSLKINSLGCKECMRKYKEKLIAFLNSKEGFCEDCLRRKDLNPIRVLDCKNDHCQSLIENVPKLSENLCEYCKKDYEKLQKLLKENDIEFECDEKLVRGLDYYSKSAFEFVSDEIGAKAAVAGGGRYDRLIEYLDGKSGYGVGFAMGIERIMAILEQKQSIKSREGIYLCAMDEAFVDTIFKLANTLRKNHKVYLSYEAKKLAKHLNQADNANAKIFLCIGEDEMQKEEVFYKNLESKENKNIKLANLEYEL; encoded by the coding sequence ATGATTAATGCTTTAAAAGGAATGAAAGATTTACAAGATGATCAAGCTGCTCTTTATGAAAAAGTGGTAAAAACTTGTGAAGAAGTAGCTAAAAACTATGGGTTTACCTTCATTAATTGTCCACATTTAGAACTTACTAAGCTTTTTAAAAGAAGCGTTGGAGAAAGTTCTGATATAGTTGGCAAAGAAATGTATGAATTTGTTGATAAAGCAGGTAATGATGTGTGTTTAAGGCCTGAAGGAACAGCTGGAGTAGTAAGATCATATATAGAAGCTAAAATGGACAAGATTCAAAGTGTTAAAAGATGGTTTTATCATGGTTCTATGTTTCGCTATGAAAGACCGCAAAAAGGAAGACTACGCGAATTTCATCAATTTGGGGTAGAAAGCTTTGGTATAGCAAGTGTGTATGAGGATGCGAGCATTATTTTAATGCTAAATGAAATTTTTAGACGCTTAGAAATTCATACAAGCTTGAAAATTAATTCTTTAGGTTGTAAAGAATGTATGAGGAAATATAAAGAAAAACTTATAGCTTTTTTAAATTCCAAAGAAGGTTTTTGTGAGGATTGTTTAAGAAGAAAAGATTTAAACCCTATTAGAGTGCTTGATTGCAAAAATGACCATTGTCAAAGTTTAATTGAAAACGTGCCAAAACTAAGTGAAAATTTATGCGAGTATTGCAAGAAAGATTATGAAAAATTACAAAAGCTTTTAAAAGAAAATGATATTGAGTTTGAATGTGATGAGAAATTAGTGCGAGGGCTTGATTATTATTCCAAAAGTGCATTTGAGTTTGTTAGTGATGAAATCGGTGCAAAAGCTGCTGTAGCAGGTGGTGGAAGGTATGATAGATTGATTGAATATTTAGATGGTAAAAGTGGTTATGGCGTAGGTTTTGCTATGGGTATAGAAAGAATTATGGCTATTTTAGAGCAAAAACAAAGCATAAAATCAAGAGAAGGAATTTATCTTTGTGCCATGGATGAAGCTTTTGTGGATACTATTTTTAAACTAGCAAATACTTTAAGAAAAAATCACAAAGTATATTTAAGCTATGAAGCAAAAAAACTTGCAAAGCATTTAAACCAAGCAGATAATGCCAATGCTAAAATCTTTTTATGTATAGGCGAAGATGAAATGCAAAAAGAAGAAGTTTTTTATAAAAATTTAGAAAGTAAAGAAAATAAAAATATAAAATTAGCAAATTTGGAGTATGAGTTATGA
- the tmk gene encoding dTMP kinase, whose amino-acid sequence MYIAFEGVDCVGKSTQIELLKKHFSDAFFTKEPGGSELGAHLRKILLESKIQFSKKAELLLFLADRANLIDMYLTQNKNKLIISDRSFISNMAYARCDFDQNILFELNSFATGGIFPQKVVFLYGSKELIAQRLSKKDLDSIEKRGIEYFLNIQNALEETLEFLKTKIDIKILKLDASLSIENLHEKIKGFIDD is encoded by the coding sequence TTGTATATAGCTTTTGAAGGAGTTGATTGTGTGGGTAAAAGCACGCAAATAGAACTTTTAAAAAAACATTTTTCTGATGCATTTTTTACTAAAGAACCAGGTGGAAGTGAGCTTGGGGCACATTTGAGAAAAATTTTACTAGAAAGCAAAATACAATTTTCCAAAAAAGCTGAGCTTTTGCTTTTTTTAGCAGATAGAGCAAATTTGATCGATATGTATTTAACGCAAAATAAAAACAAACTTATCATTTCAGATCGTAGTTTTATCTCTAACATGGCTTATGCAAGATGTGATTTTGATCAAAATATTTTATTTGAGTTAAATTCTTTTGCTACAGGTGGGATTTTTCCACAAAAGGTTGTATTTTTATATGGCTCTAAAGAGCTTATTGCACAAAGACTTTCTAAAAAAGATCTAGATAGTATTGAAAAAAGAGGAATTGAGTATTTTTTAAATATACAAAATGCTTTAGAAGAAACTTTAGAGTTTTTAAAGACTAAAATAGATATAAAAATTTTAAAATTAGATGCATCTTTGAGTATTGAAAATTTACATGAAAAGATTAAGGGATTTATAGATGATTAA
- a CDS encoding argininosuccinate synthase translates to MKKDIKKVVLAYSGGLDTSIILKWLQDEYKCEVITFTADIGQGEELEPARRKALSLGVKEENVFIQDLKDEFVKNYVFPMFRANAIYEGEYLLGTSIARPLIAKTLVEIANKTSADAISHGATGKGNDQVRFELGALALNPNLAIIAPWREWDLNSREKLLAYAQKHGIDIAKKPGKSPYSMDANLLHISYEGLVLEDPAAKPEADMWRWVKDPKEAPNESEIIELEFSKGDLCAINGEKMSPAQLLAKLNDLGVKHGIGRLDIVENRYVGMKSRGCYETPGGTILLKAHRAIESITLDREAAHLKDEIMPKYASLIYNGYWFSPERLMLQALIDESQKYVNGKVKLELYKGNVMVIGRESANDSLFSEAYCTFEEDSVYDQKDAAGFIRLNALRFIIAGKNGRKF, encoded by the coding sequence ATGAAAAAAGATATCAAAAAAGTGGTTTTGGCATATTCTGGTGGACTTGATACAAGTATAATTTTAAAATGGTTGCAAGATGAATATAAATGCGAAGTAATAACATTCACAGCAGATATCGGTCAAGGTGAAGAGCTTGAACCTGCTAGAAGAAAAGCACTTTCTTTGGGCGTAAAAGAAGAAAATGTTTTTATTCAAGATTTAAAAGATGAATTTGTAAAAAATTATGTATTTCCTATGTTTAGAGCAAATGCTATTTATGAAGGAGAATATTTACTGGGTACAAGCATAGCAAGACCTTTAATAGCAAAAACTTTAGTAGAAATTGCAAATAAAACAAGTGCAGATGCCATCAGCCATGGAGCAACTGGTAAGGGAAATGATCAAGTGCGTTTTGAACTAGGTGCACTAGCTTTAAATCCGAATTTAGCTATTATTGCACCATGGAGAGAGTGGGATTTAAATAGTCGTGAGAAACTTTTAGCTTATGCACAAAAACATGGCATTGATATAGCTAAAAAGCCAGGTAAATCACCTTATTCTATGGATGCAAATTTATTGCATATTTCTTATGAAGGTTTAGTACTTGAAGATCCTGCGGCTAAACCCGAAGCAGATATGTGGCGTTGGGTGAAAGATCCAAAAGAAGCTCCAAATGAAAGTGAAATTATAGAGCTTGAGTTTAGTAAAGGCGATTTGTGTGCTATAAATGGAGAAAAAATGTCTCCTGCGCAACTTCTAGCTAAACTTAACGATCTTGGTGTAAAACATGGTATAGGTCGTCTTGATATAGTGGAAAATCGCTATGTGGGTATGAAAAGTAGAGGTTGTTATGAAACTCCAGGAGGAACCATACTTTTAAAAGCACACCGTGCTATAGAGAGTATTACACTAGATAGAGAAGCAGCACATTTAAAAGATGAAATAATGCCAAAATATGCAAGTTTGATTTACAATGGCTACTGGTTTTCACCAGAAAGATTAATGCTTCAAGCTTTGATAGATGAGTCGCAAAAATATGTAAATGGCAAAGTTAAGCTTGAATTATATAAAGGCAATGTAATGGTGATAGGTAGAGAAAGTGCAAACGATAGTTTATTTAGTGAGGCTTATTGTACTTTTGAGGAAGATTCTGTGTATGATCAAAAAGATGCAGCAGGTTTTATAAGATTAAACGCTTTAAGATTTATCATCGCAGGTAAAAATGGAAGAAAATTTTAA
- the rplI gene encoding 50S ribosomal protein L9 — MKVLLVKDVKSLGKVGEVKEVKDGYGQNFLIAKGFAKAATHEVLKQYEAEQKKKAENLRFELANLEKLKEELSKITICIAKSVGANGSLFGGVTKDEIAHALKNQKGIELDKKSLECDTIKELGVHEISAKLGHAIHAVFKLEVKGE; from the coding sequence ATGAAAGTATTATTAGTAAAAGATGTAAAAAGCTTAGGAAAAGTAGGAGAAGTAAAAGAAGTTAAAGATGGATATGGACAAAATTTTTTAATTGCTAAAGGTTTTGCCAAAGCTGCTACACATGAAGTTTTAAAACAATATGAAGCAGAACAAAAGAAAAAGGCTGAAAATTTAAGATTTGAGCTTGCAAATTTGGAAAAATTAAAAGAGGAATTATCTAAAATTACTATTTGTATAGCTAAGTCTGTGGGCGCTAATGGGAGCTTGTTTGGTGGGGTTACTAAAGATGAAATCGCACATGCACTAAAAAATCAAAAAGGTATAGAGCTTGATAAAAAAAGTTTAGAATGTGATACTATAAAAGAACTTGGCGTGCATGAAATTTCAGCAAAATTAGGTCATGCAATCCATGCTGTATTTAAGCTAGAAGTTAAAGGAGAATAA
- the tsaE gene encoding tRNA (adenosine(37)-N6)-threonylcarbamoyltransferase complex ATPase subunit type 1 TsaE has translation MKELILDKNELYKLCEILPKNGVILFQGDLASGKTTLVQNYAKFLGVEKTLNSPTFSIMQEYNFHQSKIYHYDIYQEGFDGLLKNGLIENFFEDGLHLVEWGDEKLKKYLDKYQIFNIILQIIPYKNKRKYIIHE, from the coding sequence ATGAAAGAATTAATTTTAGATAAAAATGAGCTTTACAAACTTTGCGAAATTTTACCTAAAAATGGAGTTATTTTATTTCAAGGAGATTTAGCAAGTGGTAAAACCACTTTAGTACAAAATTATGCTAAATTTCTTGGAGTAGAAAAAACGCTCAATTCTCCTACATTTTCTATCATGCAAGAATACAATTTTCATCAAAGCAAAATATACCATTATGATATTTATCAAGAAGGTTTTGATGGGCTTTTAAAAAACGGCTTAATTGAAAATTTTTTTGAAGATGGTTTACATTTGGTAGAGTGGGGTGATGAAAAATTAAAAAAATACTTAGATAAATATCAAATTTTTAATATAATTTTACAAATTATTCCTTATAAAAACAAAAGAAAGTATATAATACATGAGTAA